The following coding sequences are from one Gigantopelta aegis isolate Gae_Host chromosome 15, Gae_host_genome, whole genome shotgun sequence window:
- the LOC121390404 gene encoding F-box protein At1g78280-like: MRKQKQRNLKTGSNLSKNNTLTLQEALRMFGPVIAVVVAFIGTIIHFKSNQLSAASQDGQQTGGCILSKPYIYNYTSGFLRRDFNMQKYSFPYSGSSIDRRSCLSIQEFWDVYDAKWPVLITDVVPKWNAFSWTSKYFSDHYGDERVVMKACRGMLRDATSLALPLKLFLKHLNDSSPTSWTYFEDELFLPLRKELRSQIPANDYNSENWFNLFPPELRPWDCMILWGTAYSRSSLHIDPYNWTGTNAVLKGKKRWRLFPPGQDSLLSVYPDRKCGFPLECMKYNSPIDAFSLETNEVTFPLFKRAFYLEFEQQPGELLIIPTGWFHQAYNVETTLAISGQIMNRNNHLIILEEILKAGVIKRSAIPSYFNELEPKEQVKLFVSLLPKKVIEKGKMVTEEVINQVKQTSK, translated from the exons ATGAGGAAACAGAAACAGAGGAATTTGAAAACTGGGAGTAACTtgtcaaaaaacaacacactgaCCCTACAGGAGGCGCTACGCATGTTTGGTCCTGTCATCGCCGTCGTCGTCGCGTTTATCGGTACCATCATTCACTTCAAGTCCAACCAGTTATCGGCTGCATCTCAGGATGGTCAACAAACTGGCGGGTGTATTCTGTCGAAACCGTACATCTACAACTACACATCGGGATTCCTGAGACGAGACTTCAACATGCAGAAATACTCGTTTCCGTACAGTGGAAGCAGCATAGACCGCAGATCTTGCCTGTCCATTCAAGAGTTCTGGGACGTCTATGATGCCAAgtg gcCTGTTCTTATCACAGACGTCGTTCCCAAGTGGAACGCGTTTAGCTGGACAAGTAAATACTTTTCCGATCACTATGGCGATGAACGTGTCGTCATGAAGGCATGTCGA GGCATGTTACGAGATGCTACGAGCTTGGCTCTGCCTCTGAAATTGTTCCTGAAACATCTTAACGATAGCTCGCCTACCAGTTGGACGTACTTTGAGGATGAGCTGTTCTTGCCCCTCAGAAAGGAGTTACGCAGTCAGATTCCAGCAAAC GACTACAACTCTGAGAACTGGTTTAATCTGTTTCCGCCCGAACTGCGGCCGTGGGATTGTATGATTCTGTGGGGCACCGCGTACTCACGGTCCTCTCTTCACATCGATCCCTACAACTGGACGGGAACCAAtgctgttttaaaaggaaagaaGAGGTGGCGG CTTTTCCCACCTGGCCAGGACAGTCTGCTATCAGTGTATCCTGATAGAAAGTGTGGTTTCCCTCTGGAGTGCATGAAATACAATAG tCCTATTGATGCCTTTTCATTGGAGACGAATGAAGTTACGTTTCCACTCTTTAAAAGAGCATTCTACCTGGAATTTGAACAGCAGCCGGGAGAACTACTCATCATTCCCACAGGGTGGTTCCACCAG GCCTACAATGTGGAGACAACTCTTGCGATCTCTGGCCAGATCATGAACAGAAATAATCACTTAATCATTCTCGAAGAGATCTTGAAGGCTGGGGTCATCAAGCGTTCTGCAATCCCATCTTACTTCAATGAGCTGGAGCCAAAGGAACAG GTGAAGCTGTTCGTGTCTCTGTTGCCAAAGAAGGTGATAGAGAAAGGCAAGATGGTGACGGAGGAGGTGATAAACCAGGTCAAACAGACATCGAAGTGA